In Paludibaculum fermentans, the genomic stretch ACAGCGAAGCCGGACCGCCCAAGGCAAAGCGAGTGTGACGCGCCAGCGGTTCGTTGCGGCTAATCTGGAGAGACGGGACCAAACCGAGGCGCTCGTGCGCCTCTTGCACAGACAGCATTGTCCCAATTGTAGGGGAGGCAGCCGAATGCGTGCCAGCTTTGCCGGAATGCCCAAGGAATCCATCAAGTTCCTGAGGGATCTGGAGAAGAACAACAATCGCGACTGGTTTGAAGCGAACAGGACTACCTATCTGGAGAAAGTGAAAGCGCCGCTGGAGGCGCTGGTGACGGCGGTCGGCGCGGAGATGACGAAGTTTGCCCCGGAAGCGGCTACCGCGCCGGGCAAGGCAATCTACCGCATCTACCGGGACACCCGTTTCAGCTCGGATAAGACGCCGTACAAGACCCACCTGGCCGCGTCGTTCTACCGCAACGACCTCGGTAAGCACATCGCGGGTGGATTCTACTTCGAAATCTCCCACAAGTACGTCGGGTTCGCCGGCGGCGTCTACATGCCCGAGGCTGAAAACCTGCGGCTGATCCGCGTCCACATCATGGACAACTTCAAGCGTTTCCAGAAGCTGCTGGCGGATAAGAAACTCGCCGATATGGAGGCGCTGAAAGGCGATTCGCTCAGCCGGCCCCCCAAGGGCTTCCCGGCCGATCATCCGACCATCGAGTGGCTGAAGCGCAAGCAGTTCTTCTACTGGCGTGAACTGCCGCCCGAACTGGCCACCAGTCCGGAACTGCTGGGTGAGATCTGCGCGCGATTCAAGGCCATGGCGCCCATGATCAGCTTCCTGAACGAGCCGCTGTTGTCGATGAAGCAGAAGCGGGCTCCACTCGAGACCGGCTGGATCTAGTCCGCTTACCGGCCGGGGTGTGAATAGTCGTTCACGTGCGGGATCAACTCCTGGTACGTTTCGTTCGAGAGCGGGGTGTGCCAGTGGCCCGTAAGCTTGGCCGCCCCCACGAGTCCGAAGA encodes the following:
- a CDS encoding DUF2461 domain-containing protein, with protein sequence MRASFAGMPKESIKFLRDLEKNNNRDWFEANRTTYLEKVKAPLEALVTAVGAEMTKFAPEAATAPGKAIYRIYRDTRFSSDKTPYKTHLAASFYRNDLGKHIAGGFYFEISHKYVGFAGGVYMPEAENLRLIRVHIMDNFKRFQKLLADKKLADMEALKGDSLSRPPKGFPADHPTIEWLKRKQFFYWRELPPELATSPELLGEICARFKAMAPMISFLNEPLLSMKQKRAPLETGWI